A genome region from Frankineae bacterium MT45 includes the following:
- a CDS encoding fructose-bisphosphate aldolase gives MPIATPDAYADMLDRAKEGGFAYPAINCTSSESINAALRGFADAGSDGIIQFSTGGAEFGSGTGVKDMVTGAVGLAEFAHVVAAKYPITVALHTDHCPKDKLDTYVRPLIAISRGRVESGHAPLFQSHMWDGSAVPLEENLEIAKELLAAASAAKIILEIEVGVVGGEEDGVEAEINEKLYTTDQDFLQTLDALGAGDQGARYLLAATFGNVHGVYKPGNVKLRPSVLQDGQAAAAAKLGLPAGSKPFDLVFHGGSGSDLSDIRHALSYGVVKMNVDTDTQYAFTREIAGHMFTNYDGVLKVDGEVGNKKAYDPRSYLKLAEVGMAARVGVACEDLLSAGKSLGA, from the coding sequence ATGCCGATCGCAACCCCGGACGCCTACGCCGACATGCTCGACCGTGCCAAGGAGGGTGGCTTCGCCTACCCGGCCATCAACTGCACGTCGTCGGAGAGCATCAACGCGGCCCTGCGCGGTTTCGCCGACGCCGGCAGTGACGGCATCATCCAGTTCTCCACCGGTGGGGCCGAGTTCGGCAGCGGCACGGGCGTGAAGGACATGGTCACCGGCGCGGTCGGGCTGGCCGAGTTCGCGCACGTCGTCGCCGCGAAGTACCCCATCACCGTCGCGCTGCACACCGATCACTGCCCCAAGGACAAGCTCGACACCTACGTCCGTCCGCTGATCGCCATCTCCCGTGGACGTGTCGAGTCCGGCCACGCCCCGCTCTTCCAGTCGCACATGTGGGATGGCTCGGCGGTGCCGCTGGAGGAGAACCTGGAGATCGCCAAGGAGCTGCTGGCCGCGGCGTCGGCGGCCAAGATCATCCTCGAGATCGAGGTCGGCGTCGTCGGTGGCGAAGAGGACGGCGTCGAGGCCGAGATCAACGAGAAGCTGTACACCACCGACCAGGACTTCCTGCAGACGCTGGACGCGTTGGGCGCCGGTGACCAGGGTGCGCGTTATCTGCTCGCGGCCACCTTCGGCAACGTGCACGGCGTCTACAAGCCGGGGAACGTCAAGCTGCGCCCGTCGGTGCTGCAGGATGGCCAGGCCGCGGCCGCCGCGAAGCTCGGCCTTCCTGCCGGGTCGAAGCCCTTCGACCTCGTCTTCCACGGCGGATCGGGTTCCGACCTGAGCGACATTCGTCACGCGCTCTCCTACGGCGTGGTGAAGATGAACGTCGATACCGACACCCAGTACGCCTTCACCCGCGAGATCGCCGGGCACATGTTTACCAACTACGACGGCGTGCTGAAGGTCGACGGTGAGGTCGGGAACAAGAAGGCGTACGACCCGCGCTCGTACCTCAAGCTGGCCGAGGTCGGCATGGCCGCCCGCGTCGGCGTCGCCTGCGAGGACCTCCTCTCGGCCGGCAAGTCGCTCGGCGCCTAG